The Haloferax sp. Atlit-12N genome contains a region encoding:
- the acs gene encoding acetate--CoA ligase, with protein sequence MAQGDTELEARLEEQDEFEPAEEFVEQANVSDAGIYDEFEENWPECWERAADLLDWDEEYDEVLDDSNPPFYEWFTGGELNACYNCVDRHVENGDKNRVAIKWEGEHGETRTYTYQDLYREANEFAAALRAQGVEEDDVVTLYMPMVPELPIAMLACARIGAPHNVVFAGFSAEALATRMNAADSRFLVTCDGYYRRGDPLDHLDKTNEGLDSVDHGVDATVVVDRLGDDGFGHDLKGNQHDWDDLLDEHAGERIDPVERDAEDMLFLMYTSGTTGQPKGVKHTTGGYLSYATWTSHAVLDIEKEDTYWCSADIGWITGHSYIVYGPLALGSTTVMYEGTPDFPNRDRMWDIVEKYAVDIFYTAPTAIRAFMKWGSKYPESRDLSSLRLLGTVGEPINPRAWKWYYEHIGNENCPVVDTWWQTETGGMMITTLPGVKNMKPGSAGPPLPGIDAQIVDTNGDEVEPGRAGYLTVNKPWPGMLRTLYKNDERYISEYWEEYSDTDSDDPDDWVYFPEDGAKVDDDDYITVLGRVDDVINVSGHRLGTMEIESAIVGVEGVAEAAVVGGNHEVKGEAVYAYVITEDGYEEGEDLRARIIEGVEDAIGPIARPEQVVFTPELPKTRSGKIMRRLLEDVANGAELGNTSTLRNPEIVEKIEAKVRVQSD encoded by the coding sequence ATGGCACAGGGTGACACCGAACTGGAGGCACGGCTGGAAGAACAAGACGAGTTCGAACCCGCCGAGGAGTTCGTCGAACAAGCGAACGTCTCGGACGCCGGCATCTACGACGAGTTCGAGGAGAACTGGCCCGAGTGCTGGGAGCGGGCCGCCGACTTGCTCGACTGGGACGAAGAGTACGACGAGGTGCTGGACGACTCGAACCCGCCGTTCTACGAGTGGTTCACCGGCGGCGAACTGAACGCCTGTTACAACTGCGTGGACCGCCACGTCGAAAACGGCGACAAGAACCGCGTCGCCATCAAGTGGGAGGGCGAACACGGCGAGACGCGGACGTACACGTATCAGGACCTCTACCGCGAGGCCAACGAGTTCGCGGCGGCGCTCCGCGCGCAAGGCGTCGAGGAAGACGACGTGGTCACGCTCTACATGCCGATGGTTCCGGAACTCCCCATCGCCATGCTGGCCTGCGCCCGCATCGGCGCGCCACACAACGTCGTTTTCGCCGGCTTTTCCGCCGAGGCGTTGGCGACCCGGATGAACGCCGCGGACTCTCGATTCCTCGTTACCTGCGACGGCTACTACCGCCGCGGCGACCCCCTCGACCACCTCGACAAGACTAACGAGGGACTCGACAGCGTCGACCACGGTGTGGACGCGACGGTCGTCGTCGACCGCCTCGGCGACGACGGCTTCGGCCACGACCTGAAGGGTAACCAGCACGACTGGGACGACCTCCTCGACGAGCACGCGGGCGAGCGCATCGACCCCGTCGAGCGCGACGCCGAGGACATGCTGTTCCTGATGTACACGTCGGGAACGACGGGGCAACCGAAGGGCGTCAAACACACCACCGGGGGGTATCTCTCCTACGCGACGTGGACTTCCCACGCCGTGCTCGACATCGAGAAAGAAGACACCTACTGGTGTTCGGCCGACATCGGCTGGATTACGGGCCACTCCTACATCGTCTACGGGCCGCTCGCACTCGGTTCGACGACGGTGATGTACGAGGGCACGCCTGACTTCCCGAACCGCGACCGGATGTGGGACATCGTCGAGAAGTACGCCGTCGATATCTTCTACACCGCGCCGACGGCGATTCGCGCGTTCATGAAGTGGGGCAGCAAGTACCCCGAATCGCGCGACTTGTCGAGTCTCCGCCTGCTCGGCACGGTGGGCGAACCCATCAACCCGCGCGCGTGGAAGTGGTACTACGAGCACATCGGCAACGAGAACTGCCCGGTGGTAGACACGTGGTGGCAGACCGAGACCGGCGGTATGATGATTACGACCTTGCCGGGCGTCAAGAACATGAAACCTGGCTCCGCCGGGCCGCCGCTGCCGGGTATCGACGCCCAAATCGTCGACACCAACGGCGACGAAGTAGAACCCGGTCGCGCGGGCTATCTCACGGTGAACAAGCCGTGGCCGGGGATGCTCCGGACGCTCTACAAGAACGACGAGCGCTACATCTCCGAGTACTGGGAGGAGTACTCCGACACCGACAGCGACGACCCCGACGACTGGGTGTACTTCCCCGAGGACGGCGCGAAAGTGGACGACGACGACTACATCACCGTGCTCGGCCGCGTTGACGACGTTATCAACGTCTCGGGTCACCGCCTCGGGACGATGGAAATCGAGTCGGCCATCGTCGGCGTCGAAGGCGTCGCCGAGGCGGCGGTCGTCGGCGGCAACCACGAGGTGAAAGGCGAGGCCGTCTACGCCTACGTCATCACCGAAGACGGGTACGAGGAGGGAGAGGACCTGCGCGCGCGCATCATCGAGGGCGTCGAGGACGCTATCGGGCCCATCGCCAGACCCGAACAGGTCGTGTTCACGCCCGAACTGCCGAAGACGCGCTCGGGCAAAATCATGCGCCGCCTGCTCGAAGACGTGGCGAACGGCGCGGAACTGGGTAACACCTCGACGCTCCGGAACCCCGAAATCGTCGAGAAGATAGAAGCGAAAGTCCGCGTACAGAGCGACTGA
- a CDS encoding DUF4212 domain-containing protein produces the protein MSRESTESEIDSHTTSTDRSTAPEHDEIDYLSREVNLLKPSTPFMRDHLKIIWAGFIAWALLTFGPPVLTYFAPATMTAELPVIGFPAHYFLVAVLSPTSSLVLAFVYSRKRDQLDRRYGIDHAASKSRSKSESEAAVTDGGSVE, from the coding sequence ATGTCACGCGAATCAACCGAGTCAGAAATTGACTCACACACCACGAGCACCGACCGGAGCACAGCTCCCGAACACGACGAGATAGACTACCTGTCGAGGGAGGTGAACCTGCTGAAACCGAGCACCCCGTTCATGCGAGACCACCTGAAAATAATCTGGGCCGGGTTCATCGCGTGGGCGCTCCTCACGTTCGGACCGCCGGTGCTCACCTACTTCGCACCGGCGACGATGACCGCGGAGCTTCCGGTCATCGGCTTCCCGGCGCACTACTTCCTCGTCGCCGTGTTGTCGCCGACCAGTTCGCTCGTCCTCGCGTTCGTCTACTCCCGCAAGCGCGACCAACTCGACAGGCGGTACGGCATCGACCACGCGGCCTCGAAGTCGCGCTCGAAGAGTGAAAGCGAGGCCGCCGTCACCGACGGAGGGAGCGTCGAATGA
- a CDS encoding VC_2705 family sodium/solute symporter, with amino-acid sequence MTASVFLQSGDLLPEALNISFKLVPAIMVVGMLALFLAIGYVFKVADTEGMWVAGRSIGNVENGMAIGANWMSAASYLGLAGLVALAGFYGLAFIIGWTAGYFVLLIFLAAQMRRFGKYTAPDFVGDRFNSDTARAIGALTTILIGFVYSVGQARGMGLVGLYVFGTDYVTMVVVMMAITVGYLTISGMMGATKNMAVQYVILIVAFLTAVYVVGFTGGYSTVLPQIEYGQLIGELSAEFSEPFANAGFYLWIATAFSLIFGTCGLPHVLVRFYTVENEKTARQSTVWGLFFILLLYWSAPALAAFGVDLYDASQYGPTFAANGGMSGGEGDLIVVLAAQLSNLPTWFVGLVAAGGIAAAIATTAGLFITASSAVSHDIYTNIINPDATQRQQVFVGRATIVALGVIVTITAFDPPALVGELVALAFSLAAIVLFPMFFLGLWWENTNRQGALAGMSVGLVLWVAAVVNDLIFHFSDLFAEFVPAIGAALVGTPLVFVITIAVSMATDEPPERIKKMVRQCHSPEPMGQQQSAEDVVMSADGGQSPADD; translated from the coding sequence ATGACTGCGAGCGTGTTCCTCCAGTCGGGTGACCTGCTCCCCGAGGCGCTCAACATCTCGTTCAAACTCGTGCCGGCCATCATGGTCGTCGGGATGTTGGCTCTGTTCCTCGCCATCGGCTACGTGTTCAAAGTCGCCGACACGGAGGGGATGTGGGTCGCCGGTCGGTCGATCGGAAACGTCGAAAACGGGATGGCAATCGGCGCGAACTGGATGTCTGCGGCGTCGTACCTCGGATTGGCGGGGTTAGTCGCCCTCGCGGGCTTCTACGGGCTCGCGTTCATCATCGGCTGGACAGCCGGCTACTTCGTCCTCCTCATCTTCCTAGCCGCGCAGATGCGTCGGTTCGGGAAGTACACGGCTCCCGACTTCGTCGGCGACCGGTTCAACTCCGACACGGCGCGGGCAATCGGCGCGCTGACGACCATCCTCATCGGGTTCGTCTACTCGGTCGGACAGGCCCGCGGGATGGGTCTCGTCGGACTGTACGTCTTCGGGACCGACTACGTCACGATGGTCGTCGTCATGATGGCGATTACGGTCGGCTACCTGACCATCTCCGGCATGATGGGCGCGACCAAGAACATGGCCGTCCAGTACGTCATCCTCATCGTGGCGTTCCTGACGGCCGTCTACGTCGTCGGCTTCACCGGCGGCTACTCGACCGTCCTCCCGCAAATCGAATACGGTCAGCTCATCGGCGAGCTGTCGGCCGAGTTCTCCGAACCGTTCGCCAACGCGGGGTTCTACCTCTGGATCGCCACGGCGTTCTCGCTCATCTTCGGGACCTGCGGCCTCCCACACGTGTTGGTGCGTTTCTACACCGTCGAAAACGAAAAGACGGCGCGGCAGTCGACCGTCTGGGGGCTGTTTTTCATCCTGCTCCTGTACTGGAGTGCCCCGGCGCTGGCGGCCTTCGGTGTCGACCTCTACGACGCCTCCCAGTACGGCCCGACGTTCGCGGCCAACGGCGGCATGAGCGGCGGTGAGGGCGACCTCATCGTGGTGCTCGCGGCGCAGCTTTCGAACCTGCCGACGTGGTTCGTCGGCCTCGTGGCGGCCGGCGGCATCGCCGCCGCCATCGCGACGACGGCGGGGCTGTTCATCACCGCCTCGTCCGCCGTCTCCCACGACATCTACACGAACATCATCAATCCCGACGCGACCCAGCGCCAGCAGGTGTTCGTCGGTCGCGCGACCATCGTCGCGCTCGGTGTCATCGTGACGATAACCGCGTTCGACCCGCCCGCGCTCGTCGGCGAACTGGTCGCGCTCGCGTTCTCGCTCGCGGCCATCGTGTTGTTCCCGATGTTCTTCCTCGGCCTCTGGTGGGAGAACACCAACCGTCAGGGCGCGCTCGCGGGTATGAGCGTCGGCCTCGTGCTCTGGGTCGCCGCGGTGGTCAACGACCTCATCTTCCACTTCAGCGACCTCTTCGCCGAGTTCGTGCCGGCCATCGGCGCGGCACTCGTCGGCACGCCGCTGGTGTTTGTCATCACCATCGCCGTCTCGATGGCGACGGACGAACCGCCCGAGCGAATCAAGAAGATGGTTCGACAGTGCCACAGCCCGGAACCGATGGGCCAGCAACAGTCCGCAGAAGACGTGGTCATGAGCGCCGACGGGGGCCAGTCCCCCGCGGACGACTAA
- a CDS encoding universal stress protein codes for MYEHILVPTDGSDAAEYAVEQAVDVASKYGATVHALYVVDVDATSYSLGTEQVDRIRQGHLDDMPEVKEAADKATGYVADVAAEHGLAVREHVVPGEPARAIRKFVEDNDIDLVVMGSHGRSGLSRVVLGSVTERVLRRTRLPVLVVDVHEKEAETEAEAEA; via the coding sequence ATGTACGAACACATCCTCGTTCCGACTGACGGAAGCGACGCGGCGGAGTACGCCGTCGAACAGGCGGTCGACGTGGCCTCGAAGTACGGGGCGACAGTTCACGCGCTCTACGTCGTCGACGTCGACGCCACCAGCTACTCGCTGGGCACAGAACAGGTCGACCGCATCCGGCAGGGCCACCTCGACGACATGCCCGAAGTGAAGGAGGCGGCCGACAAGGCCACGGGCTACGTCGCTGACGTCGCCGCCGAACACGGACTGGCTGTCCGCGAACACGTCGTCCCGGGCGAACCGGCGCGAGCCATCAGGAAGTTCGTCGAGGACAACGACATCGACCTCGTCGTGATGGGCTCGCACGGCCGTTCCGGGCTCTCCCGGGTCGTCCTCGGGAGCGTGACCGAACGCGTCCTGCGGCGGACCCGACTTCCGGTGCTCGTCGTCGACGTCCACGAAAAGGAAGCGGAAACAGAAGCAGAAGCGGAAGCGTAA
- a CDS encoding DUF5518 domain-containing protein, whose product MNDHSPPDELPWRRRYSLVGGLVAAAFVSWSYLDGRSAMSLTAVFFAGLVVGAVAKRRHGTATGVGVQTGLVGGLPILWVLFDVLAFATGLSGPTWFVGAGWLMALGGVATVGLLGFGLSALLGGAGAKVGAALTTFDPPSPTTTNE is encoded by the coding sequence ATGAACGACCACAGCCCTCCAGACGAACTCCCGTGGCGACGACGGTACAGCCTCGTCGGCGGCCTCGTCGCGGCGGCGTTCGTCTCGTGGAGCTATCTCGACGGACGCTCGGCGATGTCGCTGACCGCGGTGTTCTTCGCCGGACTCGTCGTCGGCGCGGTGGCGAAGCGACGGCACGGAACAGCGACCGGCGTCGGTGTTCAGACGGGACTCGTCGGCGGGCTTCCCATCCTCTGGGTACTGTTCGACGTGCTCGCGTTCGCCACCGGGCTGTCCGGCCCGACGTGGTTCGTCGGCGCGGGCTGGCTGATGGCGCTCGGCGGAGTCGCCACGGTCGGCCTGCTCGGGTTCGGTCTGTCGGCGCTCCTCGGCGGCGCGGGCGCGAAAGTCGGCGCGGCGTTGACGACGTTTGACCCGCCGTCACCGACGACGACGAACGAGTGA
- a CDS encoding MFS transporter, translating into MDSDANAHALEERPVANDSARGLAYWGPAVAVSLAMFIGVIDSTLMNVAIPSIVADLDTTVTVVQGAISFYAMVMAALILPGGKLSSVYGVRRLMTATLLVYGVGTTLAALSWNVAVLYVGWSVIEGAAAAVLLPLTFTVLLVSYEGADRAKALGILAGVNAAGAAFGPLLGGAVTTFASWRWGFGIEVLIVLVALAFTRYLPEESLSETPTKLDVGGTLLSVVGTTALVAGVLLAGRYGWISARRPFVVGDVQLDLFGASPTVWLVGFGAVVFAGFVQYERRVERGGGSPLVPVRLLSNGPFTAGIATNAARSLVLAGFIFVVPVFLQSGAGYTAFETGVAMLPFSVATFVASIFTTGWRRFVAPKLLIQGGTVLMGLGVLALVSQTALDATVAQLAVPMALVGLGLGLGLVMAQLIDMTLSAVDQQDSAAASGLLNATMMLGYSFGTAIVGTYLLRRFYGGVVDGVLTAANAGVSASERGALVIALEDAAETATKETQRAVLDGLAPAQRELLADVFDAAIVQAQRETLLLLALFVLLVLFVSALLPGDETDSGPQA; encoded by the coding sequence ATGGACTCTGACGCGAACGCGCACGCTCTCGAGGAGAGACCGGTCGCGAACGACTCGGCGAGGGGGCTGGCGTACTGGGGTCCCGCGGTGGCGGTGAGTCTCGCGATGTTCATCGGCGTCATCGATTCGACGCTGATGAACGTCGCGATTCCGTCCATCGTCGCCGATCTCGACACGACCGTCACGGTCGTACAGGGCGCGATTTCGTTCTACGCGATGGTCATGGCGGCGCTGATTCTCCCCGGCGGTAAGCTGTCGTCGGTGTACGGGGTTCGACGGCTGATGACCGCGACGCTCCTCGTGTACGGGGTCGGGACGACGCTGGCGGCGCTGAGTTGGAACGTCGCCGTGCTCTACGTCGGCTGGTCGGTCATCGAGGGGGCCGCCGCCGCCGTGTTGCTCCCGCTGACGTTCACCGTCCTCCTCGTGAGCTACGAGGGTGCCGACCGGGCGAAAGCCCTCGGTATCCTCGCCGGCGTGAACGCGGCCGGTGCCGCGTTCGGACCGCTGTTGGGCGGCGCGGTCACGACGTTCGCGAGCTGGCGCTGGGGGTTCGGCATCGAGGTGCTAATCGTCCTCGTCGCGCTCGCGTTCACCCGATACCTCCCCGAGGAATCCCTGAGCGAGACGCCGACGAAACTGGACGTGGGCGGGACGCTCCTCTCGGTGGTGGGGACGACGGCGCTCGTCGCCGGCGTCCTGCTGGCCGGGCGCTACGGCTGGATTTCCGCCCGCCGGCCGTTCGTCGTCGGCGACGTGCAACTGGACCTGTTCGGTGCGTCTCCAACGGTCTGGCTCGTCGGGTTCGGGGCCGTCGTCTTCGCGGGCTTCGTCCAGTACGAGCGTCGCGTCGAGCGCGGGGGTGGGTCGCCACTCGTCCCGGTCCGCCTCCTGTCGAACGGCCCGTTCACCGCCGGCATCGCCACGAACGCCGCGCGGTCGCTGGTCCTCGCGGGGTTCATCTTCGTCGTTCCGGTCTTCCTCCAGTCGGGGGCCGGCTACACCGCGTTCGAAACCGGCGTCGCGATGCTCCCGTTCTCGGTCGCGACGTTCGTCGCGTCCATCTTCACGACCGGCTGGCGGCGGTTCGTCGCGCCGAAACTGCTGATTCAGGGCGGAACCGTCCTCATGGGGCTCGGCGTGCTCGCGCTCGTGTCGCAGACCGCGCTGGACGCGACGGTCGCGCAACTCGCCGTGCCGATGGCGCTCGTCGGCCTCGGTCTCGGTCTCGGTCTCGTGATGGCACAGCTCATCGACATGACGCTCTCGGCTGTCGACCAGCAGGACTCGGCGGCGGCGTCCGGCCTGCTGAACGCGACGATGATGCTCGGCTACTCGTTCGGGACCGCCATCGTGGGCACATACCTGCTCAGGCGGTTCTACGGCGGCGTCGTAGACGGCGTGTTGACCGCCGCTAACGCGGGCGTGTCGGCGAGCGAGCGAGGGGCGCTCGTCATTGCGCTCGAAGACGCCGCGGAGACGGCGACCAAAGAGACCCAGCGGGCGGTCCTCGACGGTCTCGCTCCGGCGCAGCGGGAACTGCTGGCCGACGTGTTCGACGCCGCGATAGTGCAGGCACAGCGGGAGACGCTGTTGCTCCTTGCGCTGTTCGTGTTACTCGTGCTCTTCGTTTCGGCGCTCCTCCCGGGAGATGAGACCGACAGCGGACCGCAAGCGTAG
- a CDS encoding metallophosphoesterase, translating to MTDAYYFISDLHIGGDEQLGKVDFLNELLSFLRMLEATDEDAELIINGDAFGLWEFTDVDGLDKFDALVERYPELFDQFEATGERVPITLIPGNHDYELAAYPEYVDRLAEFNVTLRQEVSITRRVGDYVVYIEHGMQRDPNNRIPDFGNPYANPPGYFVNRQVTSRAGRLSERGKFNWLKDVQAVTPMTQIPAWTLSNYFYREMSPWLRFASAPFLLLFNVGFLYVLAFALDAAGVWSLPMTLIERFLGLFGPVGVLVDLLLTANLAVTLLLILVAIPLLVFARDVRKTLRRFGIDRPDDRGSSADTYLTAARELFASDPTVAVFVYGHTHRPAVTKVAERVVVNTGTWLKRLRRVESALGVLPPVFYSWYQLNYVRVSATKDGGVAVEYELVEKSAPNEETWFQRLVAAAPRREDVIPSRTVVRPAVEATNATESTEAAETTEAAATETGPRGDRDR from the coding sequence GTGACCGACGCGTACTACTTCATCAGCGACCTCCACATCGGCGGCGACGAGCAACTGGGAAAGGTCGATTTCCTCAACGAGCTTCTGTCGTTCCTGCGGATGCTCGAAGCGACCGACGAGGACGCCGAGCTAATCATCAACGGCGACGCCTTCGGGCTGTGGGAGTTCACCGACGTCGACGGGCTCGACAAGTTCGACGCGCTCGTCGAGCGTTATCCCGAGCTGTTCGACCAGTTCGAAGCGACCGGCGAGCGCGTCCCCATCACGCTCATCCCCGGGAACCACGACTACGAACTCGCCGCCTACCCGGAGTACGTCGACCGGCTGGCCGAGTTCAACGTCACGCTCCGACAGGAGGTCTCGATAACCCGGCGCGTCGGCGACTACGTCGTCTACATCGAACACGGGATGCAGCGGGACCCCAACAACCGGATTCCGGACTTCGGAAACCCCTACGCGAACCCGCCGGGGTACTTCGTCAACAGACAGGTCACGAGTCGCGCCGGCCGGCTCTCCGAGCGCGGGAAGTTCAACTGGCTCAAAGACGTGCAGGCGGTGACGCCGATGACGCAGATTCCGGCGTGGACGCTGTCGAACTACTTCTATCGGGAGATGAGCCCGTGGCTCAGATTCGCCTCCGCTCCGTTTCTCCTCCTGTTCAACGTCGGGTTCCTCTACGTGCTCGCGTTCGCGCTCGACGCCGCCGGGGTCTGGTCGCTCCCGATGACCCTCATCGAACGGTTCCTCGGGCTGTTCGGTCCGGTCGGGGTGCTGGTGGACTTGCTTTTGACCGCGAACCTCGCCGTCACGCTGTTGCTGATTCTCGTCGCGATACCGCTTTTGGTCTTCGCCAGAGACGTCCGAAAGACGCTCAGGCGGTTCGGCATCGACCGACCCGACGACCGGGGCTCGTCGGCGGACACCTATCTGACGGCCGCCAGAGAGCTGTTCGCGTCAGACCCGACAGTCGCGGTGTTCGTCTACGGCCACACCCACCGGCCCGCAGTCACCAAAGTTGCCGAGAGAGTCGTCGTCAACACGGGGACGTGGCTGAAACGACTGCGGCGCGTCGAGTCCGCGCTCGGCGTCCTCCCGCCAGTCTTCTACTCGTGGTACCAACTCAACTACGTGCGCGTGTCAGCGACGAAAGACGGCGGTGTCGCCGTCGAGTACGAACTCGTCGAGAAGTCAGCGCCGAACGAGGAGACGTGGTTCCAACGACTCGTCGCGGCCGCGCCGAGACGAGAGGACGTGATTCCGTCCCGGACCGTCGTCCGACCGGCGGTCGAGGCGACCAATGCGACTGAGTCGACTGAGGCGGCCGAGACAACCGAGGCGGCCGCGACGGAGACCGGCCCGAGGGGTGACCGTGACCGCTGA
- a CDS encoding TIGR00341 family protein, giving the protein MRLVQVLIPQGRRESVLESLDQQGVDYAVFEEVGRGDFEAMVQFPVPPSGVETVMEKLTTAGIRDDSYTIVLPTETVVSQRLSALKERFPGLRISREELHARAEDLAPANSTFFSFLILSTVIAATGLLLDSAATIIGAMVVAPLMGPAVSASVGTILADRQMATRGVVLQVTGLAAAIATAAVLGGVLQQTILIPPGINIQEIPQVAERTSPNVLSLFLALGSGIAGAISIMRGSGSTLVGVAIAVALVPPAATSGLGIAFGLPAVAIAGAVLVVVNLLAINLSALILFYLSGFKPLDADERESVRSSVAARIAVIGVGIAVLSLVLTGVTYASFQTSSFEQQTQSELQRQFDEADIEGVELVSVTVDYRPIDYLLGNQPRVNVLVGIPRDLQAPPDLAQRFDDQLTEGLGRDVVVRVGFVEAQVSDDASTRASIGGLAPANSRLDRPSSLLDCPSVLIDRSSDLLDRPSVLRTPEGQP; this is encoded by the coding sequence ATGCGACTCGTTCAGGTGTTGATACCACAGGGGAGACGAGAGAGCGTGCTGGAGTCGCTCGACCAACAGGGAGTCGACTACGCCGTCTTCGAGGAGGTCGGGCGGGGCGACTTCGAGGCGATGGTGCAGTTTCCGGTTCCCCCAAGCGGCGTCGAGACGGTGATGGAGAAACTGACGACCGCGGGGATTCGAGACGACAGCTACACAATCGTGCTCCCCACGGAGACGGTCGTCTCACAGCGCCTCTCGGCCCTGAAAGAGCGCTTTCCCGGACTCAGAATCTCCCGCGAGGAACTCCACGCCAGGGCGGAGGACCTCGCGCCGGCGAACTCGACGTTTTTCAGTTTCCTGATACTCAGTACGGTCATCGCTGCGACGGGCCTGCTTCTCGACTCCGCGGCGACGATTATCGGCGCGATGGTCGTCGCCCCGCTGATGGGACCGGCGGTTTCGGCGTCCGTCGGCACGATACTGGCCGACCGGCAGATGGCGACCCGCGGCGTCGTCCTTCAGGTGACGGGTCTCGCGGCGGCCATCGCGACGGCCGCGGTGCTCGGGGGAGTGCTCCAGCAGACGATTCTCATTCCGCCGGGCATCAATATTCAGGAGATACCGCAGGTCGCAGAGCGGACCAGTCCGAACGTCCTGTCGCTCTTTCTCGCGTTGGGGTCGGGTATCGCGGGCGCGATAAGCATCATGCGCGGGTCCGGGTCGACTCTCGTCGGCGTCGCCATCGCCGTCGCGCTCGTTCCGCCGGCGGCGACATCGGGGTTGGGTATCGCGTTCGGACTCCCCGCGGTCGCCATCGCGGGCGCGGTGCTCGTCGTCGTCAACCTCCTCGCCATCAACCTCTCGGCGCTGATTCTGTTCTACCTGTCGGGGTTCAAACCCCTCGACGCCGACGAACGGGAGAGCGTCAGGTCGTCTGTCGCCGCCCGAATCGCCGTCATCGGCGTGGGTATCGCCGTCCTCTCTCTCGTCCTCACCGGCGTGACGTACGCGTCGTTCCAGACCTCGTCGTTCGAGCAACAGACGCAGTCCGAACTCCAGCGGCAGTTCGACGAGGCGGACATCGAGGGCGTCGAACTCGTCAGCGTCACGGTCGATTACAGGCCCATCGATTACCTCCTCGGGAACCAGCCGCGAGTCAACGTGCTGGTCGGGATTCCGCGCGACCTGCAAGCGCCGCCCGACCTCGCACAGCGATTCGACGACCAACTGACCGAGGGGTTGGGCCGAGACGTGGTGGTGAGAGTCGGCTTCGTCGAGGCGCAGGTCTCCGACGACGCATCGACGCGAGCCTCGATCGGCGGGCTCGCGCCGGCGAATAGCCGTCTCGACCGCCCGTCATCCCTCCTCGACTGCCCCTCAGTTCTCATCGACCGATCCTCAGACCTCCTCGACCGCCCCTCAGTCCTCCGCACTCCGGAGGGACAGCCGTGA
- a CDS encoding DUF1269 domain-containing protein, producing MDGAENMREKLYHLQRRELITIEDAAIAVRKENGQVKVKQAQSLVGVGALGGSFWGLLIGVIFWMPWLGMAVGAVTGALSGKFTDIGVDDSFIKEVANTVEPGNSALFLLSRGAQMDRIKAELSDDEFEIIETNLSPEDEDRLREAFAAEEIAG from the coding sequence ATGGACGGGGCGGAGAACATGCGGGAGAAACTGTATCACCTCCAACGCCGAGAACTGATTACGATAGAGGACGCCGCCATCGCCGTTCGAAAAGAGAACGGTCAGGTGAAAGTCAAACAGGCCCAGAGCCTCGTCGGCGTGGGCGCGCTCGGCGGGTCATTCTGGGGACTTCTCATCGGCGTCATCTTCTGGATGCCGTGGCTCGGGATGGCGGTCGGGGCGGTGACGGGTGCACTCAGCGGGAAGTTCACCGATATCGGCGTCGACGACTCGTTCATCAAAGAGGTCGCGAACACGGTCGAACCCGGAAACTCCGCGCTGTTCCTCCTGTCTCGCGGCGCGCAGATGGACCGAATCAAGGCGGAACTGTCGGACGACGAGTTCGAGATTATCGAGACGAACCTCTCGCCAGAGGACGAAGACCGGCTTCGTGAAGCGTTCGCTGCCGAGGAAATCGCGGGATAG